A region of the Acidobacteriota bacterium genome:
ACTGCCGTGCGTCTTCAGCGTACGCAATATTCTTCGCAGACATGGATAAGAATCCTCCAGTAACGATTCAAGTAAGGGTAAAAAGAAGAGAGTAGGTTTACTCGATGATTCCGAGGACTTCGTCCTCACGAAGGATGACGTGTTCCTTGTCATCGATCTTGATCTCGGTGCCGCTGTACTTGCCGAAGAGGATGCGATCCCCCTTCTTGACTTCCAGGGCCGTGCGCGAGCCGTCCTTTTCAAGACGACCGGAACCGACGGCGATGACCTTGCCTTCCATCGGCTTCTCTTTGGCAGTGTCGGGAATGATGATGCCGCCCCGGACCTGCTCCTTCTCTTCGACTCGCTTGATCAGAACGCGATCGTTGAGAGGTTTGACTTTCATGGTGATGCTTCCTCCATCCATTGCTGTGTAGTGTCTAAATGACTGTTAATAAAGGGTTTACAGATAACGATTGGCACTCTCTGTGCCGGAGTGCC
Encoded here:
- the groES gene encoding co-chaperone GroES, whose amino-acid sequence is MKVKPLNDRVLIKRVEEKEQVRGGIIIPDTAKEKPMEGKVIAVGSGRLEKDGSRTALEVKKGDRILFGKYSGTEIKIDDKEHVILREDEVLGIIE